One window of Nicotiana tomentosiformis chromosome 11, ASM39032v3, whole genome shotgun sequence genomic DNA carries:
- the LOC104103938 gene encoding protein ACCUMULATION AND REPLICATION OF CHLOROPLASTS 3, chloroplastic isoform X2, translating to MDLLLPISVRLSAFSRGSLCALSPTNSFNSRSFPHQRIRIKVKCSSEPMRAETNSNFNSRDSQKCEGNRENDMQGEGLKNVWEETEFVEVFGIGSRKDALLDFCLASPCLSSALRFWNILMKDSEKVLLQEKLPTEDVSSRVMEVPSAINSCPKAVILVVSAAYGTDHVPALDIIRRLKSRNGLVIGIILKPFSFEGRRRYNEVTDLIDKLQRHATVCIVIDTDGLLKKDLLTLDEALKTSYNAVLMAVNAIPILVSDDHIKLLDVIDGGTKELSGPELIKILESYKEAKTGFGTGYNIETSILRAVYDCPFLGLGVKGSNGVIICIIASSGVVNSSNVHSILHTFRQTTGCNGDIVISIVQEPNMEPNLIVTTLVTCGYAEQESSKKSNLFSRLAQHIPFIFNILKKPDPPPQTTKESEIDESPEISDTAEFVSVDNARKDESVYSGELLALFRTDSEGTSSLRDYDNVSDERKIELSNFDPCSSTDDVGTEEPLVFKRELLNRWNLRPGNDTSEGLATEGTENIEANDMVDNTSTYKLPVGVKQKEQLQTSPGSSNSRNYTGRKSEESKIAQSRDVSSLSQDAMDEEYSKIMADVYNSNPSLTERNYASVPKKKGVLSSRAASMLEAERDSKKKWIPVVEMKYRGGIYRGRIEGGLPEGKGCLSLGDGSKYDGMWRYGKKSGLGTFYFNNGDIYRGSWRDDLMHGKGWFYFHTGDRWFVNFWKGKANGEGRFYSKLGDVFFGHFKDGWRHGRFLCINIDGTRSTEVWDEGLLQSRKNLDSDTGTG from the exons ATGGACCTTCTCCTTCCCATTTCAGTGCGACTCTCTGCATTTTCACGCGGTTCCCTATGCGCTCTTTCTCCGACGAATTCTTTCAATTCTCGCTCTTTTCCACATCAGAGAATTAGAATCAAAGTGAAATGCAGCTCCGAGCCTATGCGAGCGGAAACCAACTCGAATTTCAACAGCAGAGACAGTCAAAAATGCGAAGGGAATCGTGAAAATGATATGCAGGGAGAAGGGTTAAAAAATGTGTGGGAAGAGACTGAGTTTGTGGAGGTATTTGGAATTGGCAGCAGGAAAGACGCTCTACTTGACTTCTGCTTGGCTTCACCTTGTCTTTCCTCGGCTTTAAGATTTTG GAATATTCTCATGAAAGACTCAGAAAAGGTGCTATTACAAGAGAAATTGCCTACAGAAG ATGTTTCTTCAAGAGTTATGGAAGTTCCATCAGCGATAAATTCATGTCCCAAAGCAGTTATACTT GTGGTTAGTGCAGCTTATGGCACTGATCATGTCCCAGCACTTGATATTATAAGAAGATTAAAGTCCAGAAATGGACTAGTGAttggcatcattttgaagccttTCAGCTTTGAAGGACGAAGACGTTATAATGAG GTCACGGATTTGATTGACAAACTTCAAAGGCATGCAACTGTCTGTATAG TTATTGACACTGATGGTCTCCTCAAGAAAGATCTATTAACTCTGGATGAGGCTTTGAAGACTTCATATAATGCTGTGCTGATGGCTGTTAATGCCATTCCAATTCTTGTGTCT GACGACCACATAAAGCTTCTAGATGTGATAGATGGCGGTACCAAAGAACTGAGTGGTCCAGAGCTAATAAAA ATTCTTGAAAGCTACAAAGAGGCAAAGACTGGATTTGGAACTGGCTACAATATCGAAACTTCGATTCTGCGAGCTGTGTATGACTGCCCCTTCCTTGGTCTGGGAGTAAAG GGCTCAAATGGTGTGATTATATGCATTATTGCAAGTTCAGGTGTTGTAAACTCCAGCAATGTGCATAGCATCTTGCACACGTTTCGTCAAACTACTGGATGTAACGGAGACATTGTGATTTCCATTGTCCAGGAACCCAATATGGAGCCAAATTTAATAGTAACTACTTTAGTTACATGTGG GTACGCTGAACAGGAATCTTCCAAAAAAAGTAACTTATTCTCTAGACTGGCACAACATATTCCTTTCATTTTTAATATCCTTAAGAAGCCAGATCCACCACCTCAAACTACCAAAGAAAGCGAAATTGATGAGAGTCCAGAAATTTCTGATACGGCAGAATTTGTTTCTGTGGATAATGCGCGTAAGGATGAGTCAGTTTATTCTGGGGAACTGCTGGCATTATTTCGCACTGATAGTGAAGGAACATCTTCTTTGAG AGATTATGATAATGTTTCTGATGAAAGGAAGATTGAACTGTCAAACTTTGACCCTTGTTCATCCACGGATGATGTTGGTACTGAAG AACCTCTTGTTTTTAAAAGAGAGCTGCTCAACAGATGGAATCTGAGGCCAGGAAATGACACTTCAGAAGGCTTAGCTACAGAAGGGACCGAGAATATAGAAGCCAATGACATGGTTGACAATACCAGCACCTACAAACTTCCGGTTGGCGTAAAGCAGAAAGAACAGTTGCAAACTAGTCCAGGTTCCTCAAACTCAAGAAATTATACAGGGAGGAAATCTGAAGAAAGCAAAATAGCTCAGTCTAGAGATGTTTCAAGTTTATCTCAGGATGCAATGGATGAAGAATACAGCAAAATTATGGCAGATGTTTACAACTCTAACCCTTCCTTGACTGAAAGAAACTATGCGAGTGTTCCAAAAAAGAAAGGAGTTCTCTCTTCTCGGGCGGCCTCTATGCTG GAAGCCGAACGAGATTCAAAAAAGAAGTGGATTCCCGTAGTCGAAATGAAATACAGGGGAGGTATATACAGAGGTCGGATTGAAGGAGGACTTCCCGAAGGAAAG GGCTGCTTGTCTCTTGGAGATGGAAGCAAATACGATGGTATGTGGCGCTACGGAAAGAAGTCAGGGTTGGGTACATTTTACTTCAATAACGGTGATATTTATCGGGGGTCATGGAGAGATGATCTCATGCACGGAAAG GGGTGGTTTTACTTTCATACTGGGGATCGATGGTTTGTGAACTTTTGGAAGGGAAAGGCTAATGGAGAAGGACGTTTCTATTCAAAGCTTGGTGATGTTTTCTTTGGCCACTTTAAAGATGGATGGCGCCATGGCCGTTTTCTTTGTATCAACATTGACGGGACGAG GAGTACTGAAGTATGGGATGAAGGCCTTCTACAAAGCCGAAAGAATTTGGATTCTGACACTGGAACAGGATAG